The Rosa rugosa chromosome 1, drRosRugo1.1, whole genome shotgun sequence genomic sequence TATCTATGCATCTCGGCATGATCACAACACTTGGTAACACCGCTTTAATTTAGATCTATATGCGAGTGTTCTTCTAGTTGCTAATGTTATTAGCATTACATCATATCAGTTATGTGTCCTCTCTGACTCTATTTGGTAGGTGGGCTTTATCCTCACTATGAAAGTTTCTGACTGTGATGAGTTAAGCAGAGTCTTCTTTAgacccattaaaaaaaaaaaaaaaagaccgaGGGTCTCCTACTCTATGACAGTCTCTCCGCGTGCTTGCTTAACTCCGCGTATGCTTTGCTTTAGTTTTAAGTCACCTGTCGGCAAGTCAATATTTAAAGTCTTCTGATACTCGGAAGTTTCGATCAATTTTCCCGCTGGATATATAATACCAAAGACCAAATAGGCAGTCTCGCAAACAATATTTAGTTCATTTCTTATTGGAGAAGAATATACAGTATTCTTGCTCGTCTTGCATGATCACCTACAAAGAAGAGAAAATCTAGTTTCGTATTGCTTGCTTTTGGTCATGTTATTGGTTCTAAATGACATTCATGTTATTGGATTCCCAATTTTAGTGGTctaatttttcttgtttttttctgaTCAGAATCTGCTCTCTTGTCTCAAGATTCCTGACTTCCTACCAAAATGTTTGATCCAGTCGATATACTATTCGAGGAGCTGTATGCTGGTGTTAAAGAGCTGATAAAAAAGAATACCATATTCGATCCCACACTCAAAGCCATCAAAACCAAGCTAGACTCTCTAAAACTAGTGATCCTAAAGATGGCAGAATGCAACGAGGCACTGGATATCCCAAGGGAGGAACTAGAAGGTCTAGAAGAAGTAATGAAGGATGGCAAGGAGCTTGTTCTCAAGTGCTCAAAGATCCACTCTGGCAACTACTACAAACTGTACAAATACGCCAACAAACTCCTTAAATGGGATGAATCTCTTCAAGGAGTGTTGAGTATACTGAATGTACAGAGCAACAGGGATGTCAGGACAATCGCAGTTGCTGTAGGACATATAGAGGCTGAAGTAGGGAGTATAAAGGCGGTGATCAACGAAATGAAAGAGAATTTTGTGATACAGAATCACTCTGCAGGGGTACCTAATGCTTGGTGTGCATTACCTGAACTTCCAGAGTTTCTTGTTGGATTGGATGAGGCTTTGAGTGAACTGAAGATGAAGCTTCTTAAGGATGGGGTGTCAAGGCTGGTGCTGACTGCTCCTGGAGGATGTGGGAAGACTACTTTAGCAACCAAATTCTGTCAAGATAAGCAAGTCAAAGGTATGTGATATAGATCATGATATCTTATAGCTTTTGAACTGTTGTTGCTTTGTAGAAATATATTTGGCTCTTGTGATTTGTAGGACTTATAACCAATCATTTGTTCTAACTCAATGGTTGGaatatatgtttttccttttgtaCAAGAATAGGTAATTTGAATATCATCTCATGACAACTTATATTTTTATAGTTAAATTCAAGGAAAAAATCTTTTTTATTACCATCTCAAAAAGACCAAACTTGGACCTTGTTGTTCAAGAACTGCGTCAATCAAGTATGGGTTCCAAGGTTCCCACTTTTGAAAGTGAAGTAATTGCGGTTAGGTGGCTGCAAGAGTTTCTGAAGGAAACAGGAGAGAATCCTTTGTTGTTGGTCCTCGATGATGTTTGACCTGGATCAGAATCTCTCCTACAGAAGTTTGATGAATTGAAAATGCCAAATTACAAAATTTTGGTGACATCAAGATATGAGTTCCCA encodes the following:
- the LOC133720067 gene encoding probable disease resistance protein At5g66900, yielding MFDPVDILFEELYAGVKELIKKNTIFDPTLKAIKTKLDSLKLVILKMAECNEALDIPREELEGLEEVMKDGKELVLKCSKIHSGNYYKLYKYANKLLKWDESLQGVLSILNVQSNRDVRTIAVAVGHIEAEVGSIKAVINEMKENFVIQNHSAGVPNAWCALPELPEFLVGLDEALSELKMKLLKDGVSRLVLTAPGGCGKTTLATKFCQDKQVKVKFKEKIFFITISKRPNLDLVVQELRQSSMGSKVPTFESEVIAVRWLQEFLKETGENPLLLVLDDV